In the genome of Oscarella lobularis chromosome 1, ooOscLobu1.1, whole genome shotgun sequence, one region contains:
- the LOC136197387 gene encoding glutathione hydrolase 1 proenzyme-like yields MKNGGNAVDAAVAVSFCLGVTEFQSSGLGGGGFLLFYNKKTGSVTSLDFRNQPELFIAVPGELKGLHQLWQNNGKRNWEDLIAPSIELARDGFVVSKDLAKAASSFKQFDPENKNFSPLLNLIRPEGKPVQKGSTLKRPVLASTLEKIQKDPDVLYRGEIDIANDLPTGSLLTKSDFQDYSVSEERAVPSTSFSGKTMYGVPLPASGVVQQLLENVMKEYKNNRNVLAYHRLIESFKFGFAIRNILGDLNHDPNKNDPTKSLQNLYTKFQEENYANELKKRINDTKTFNKFNHYTFGLPITTDYSDVEKDDNETSTTHIAIIDQDGNAVSLTTSVGYLFGSGLLSKSTGILLNSDMIGFSFRGSEEFFDLPYNPNNLIEGGKRPLSSMCPTIVTDSNDGSASLVVGGAGGSRIITAVSLAIVRHFFFGEKVCESVNDKRVHHQLVPNKVFVEPGFSEEIISELRGKGHEIDVKKLGTEDKPTAVHAVGRSLSGGLIAACDKRLSGEPAGW; encoded by the exons ATGAAGAACGGAGGAAACGCCGTTGATGCTGCCGTTGCTGTTTCTTTCTGTCTTGGCGTTACTGAGTTTCAGTCATCTGGACTTGGTGGTGGTGGATTTCTACTATTTTACAACAAAAAGACAGGATCCGTGACTTCTCTGGACTTCAGAA ATCAACCAGAACTATTCATTGCCGTGCCAGGAGAACTAAAGGGGTTGCACCAGCTATGGCAAAACaatggaaagagaaattggGAAGACTTGATTGCTCCATCCATTGAGTTGGCACGCGACGGTTTTGTTGTAAGCAAAGATCTAGCCAAGGCtgcctcttctttcaaacAGTTTGATCCAGAAAACAAGAACTTTTCTCCCCTTTTGAACTTAATTAGACCAGAAGGAAAACCTGTGCAAAAAGGTTCTACACTAAAACGGCCAGTTCTTGCGTCGAcgctagaaaaaattcaaaaggaTCCCGATGTTTTATATCGGGGCGAAATTGATATTGCTAACGATCTGCCCACTGGAAGTCTTCTTACAAAGAGCGACTTCCAAGATTACAGCGTTAGCGAAGAAAGGGCAGTTCCATCTACTTCTTTTTCAGGTAAAACAATGTACGGCGTGCCTCTTCCGGCAAGCGGAGTCGTTCAACAGCTTCTTGAAAATGTTATGAAAGAATATAAAAACAATAGAAACGTTCTTGCTTACCATCGCCTCATTGAAAGTTTCAAGTTTGGCTTTGCCATACGAAACATTTTAGGCGATCTAAATCACGACCCTAATAAAAACGATCCAACAAAGTCTCTTCAGAACCTTTATACAAAATTTCAGGAGGAAAACTACGCCAAtgaactaaaaaaaagaataaatgaCACTAAAACCTTCAATAAATTTAATCATTATACGTTTGGCCTTCCAATTACTACGGACTATAGCGACGTAGAGAAAGATGATAATGAAACGTCAACAACTCACATTGCTATCATTGATCAAGATGGAAATGCTGTCTCACTGACAACATCTGTTGGATACTTGTTTGGAAGTGGACTTTTGTCAAAGTCAACAGGCATACTTTTGAATTCTGACATGATAGGATTCAGTTTTAGAGGATCTGAAGAGTTCTTTGATCTTCCTTACAATCCAAATAATCTTATTGAAGGAGGGAAACGACCACTGTCGTCAATGTGTCCTACAATAGTTACGGATAGCAATGATGGCAGTGCATCTCTAGTTGTTGGTGGTGCTGGCGGCTCTCGAATAATAACAGCCGTGTCTCTAGCAATAGTTCGtcacttcttcttcggcgagAAGGTATGCGAGTCTGTGAACGACAAAAGGGTTCATCACCAATTGGTACCAAATAAAGTTTTCGTGGAGCCGGGATTCAGTGAAGAGATAATATCAGAACTCAGGGGAAAAGGACACGAAATTGACGTGAAAAAATTGGGTACTGAAGACAAGCCGACTGCAGTTCACGCTGTGGGTCGGAGTCTAAGCGGAGGACTAATAGCAGCGTGCGATAAACGACTCTCTGGAGAACCTGCAGGATGGTAG
- the LOC136199786 gene encoding uncharacterized protein — translation MNEKRCTPSRLVHRCTKKDISKPMDEIVKLYDVNKAQCISELLWWSSRHGNEELCKELLAEPKQIFDDGGMAGVSYIHMVVYWRHTSLIPLFSKHGFNLDDGDDEYGLSPLFWAHFSDNVSSKQETAECANILRQCGADVTDTTPYTASSAFVCEMIKDPNKTRFSKFCGDASDALDALRWLDEEHKRSSQKRLKKNIEFWINFWLWKFSASKDSESVQFCESLIKERGADPTVPMFITSAFHRAARFGNDQFLNCLLDTQERSSGIVNKVDQLGWTALHNAALNDQEACVKLLLDHGADWRIETREGSALDIAEEYNKKSVVKLFESQCQSDRDAERLDSAAEASSSTSDDHLLLAAENCEKAFMGQNIFFLSQPSQVSRQLGGVRERFLGQNYFFISNRLAPKLLADMRVSSPGNLRCDAKYCGEVFQAQNIFVKCEDLCGSVKPF, via the exons ATGAACGAAAAAAGATGTACGCCTAGTCGCCTTGTGCATAG GTGCACAAAGAAAGACATATCGAAACCGATGGATGAGATAGTGAAACTCTACGACGTGAATAAAGCGCAGTGTATTTCCGAGCTCCTTTGGTGGTCCTCTCGCCACGGCAATGAAGAGCTATGCAAGGAACTGTTAGCAGAACCGAAACAAATTTTTGATGACGGAGGAATGGCAGGGGTGAGTTACATTCATATGGTGGTCTACTGGCGTCATACAAGCCTAATTCCTCTGTTTTCCAAACACGGATTCAACCTCGATGACGGAGATGACGAATATGGCCTAAGTCCACTTTTCTGGGCACACTTCTCTGACAACGTTTCGTCAAAACAAGAAACTGCAGAGTGTGCTAACATTCTGCGACAATGTGGAGCTGATGTGACAGACACCACACCATATACAGCATCAAGTGCATTTGTATGTGAAATGATTAAAGATCCAAACAAGACCAG GTTCAGCAAGTTCTGTGGAGACGCCAGTGATGCTCTTGATGCCCTACGCTGGCTCGATGAAGAGCATAAGCGCTCCAGTCAGAAaagactgaaaaaaaatattgagttTTGGATTAATTTCTGGCTTTGGAAGTTTTCAGCCAGCAAAGATTCAGAAAGTGTACAATTCTGCGAGTCTCTTATTAAAGAAAGAGGTGCTGATCCGACTGTTCCTATGTTCATAACTTCTGCCTTTCATCGAGCTGCTCGATTTGGAAACGACCAATTTCTCAACTGCTTACTTGATACTCAAGAACGCTCGTCCGGGATTGTCAACAAAGTTGACCAACTGGGCTGGACTGCTCTTCATAACGCTGCTTTGAATGACCAAGAAGCGTGCGTGAAGCTACTTCTGGACCACGGAGCAGACTGGCGCATAGAAACGCGCGAGGGATCGGCATTAGACATTGCAGAAGAGTATAACAAGAAAAGCGTAGTGAAATTGTTTGAAAGCCAGTGCCAAAGTGATCGTGATGCG GAAAGGTTGGATAGCGCTGCGGAGGCTTCTAGTAGTA cAAGCGATGACCATCTTCTACTTGCAGCTGAAAACTGTGAGAAAGCATTTATGGGTCAAAAtatcttctttttgtctC AACCGTCTCAGGTATCACGTCAACTTGGTGGGGTCCGTGAACGCTTTTTGGGCCAAAATtactttttcatttctaatC GGCTAGCACCCAAGCTTCTGGCAGATATGAGGGTGAGCAGCCCAGGTAATCTGAGGTGTGACGCGAAGTACTGCGGAGAAGTTTTCCAAGCTCAAAATATCTTTGTGAAATGTGAAGACCTTTGCGGTAGTGTAAAGCCCTTCTGA
- the LOC136199789 gene encoding poly [ADP-ribose] polymerase tankyrase-like: MSTEIGERFVPRHTKEDFVSLKSLDKVVKSYAAEEKRLWMPEFLWWFCRHGMDTLCTEALEKESSKALDQGKMAGVTCIHMMVHWGHSHLIPLFHERGFDLNYGDENSLSPLFWCYASDNRSNAEAAQCSDTLRRHGANEEKATPYAETNALVHELIRDPNKARFKLFSDSDVDALDTLRLLEEKKKDTGMLKADLKFWKNYWLWKFSRKEDPESVKFCKFLLEEKGADPNVVIYVTSAFHRTARFGNKNLLRYLLESPEFSTPVNGVDKLGWTSLHNAALFGEKKCVKLLLLNGADPHIESRDGVAIDIARKYNHTKVVKLLEDGQHESYKVAPRTKLPKS, encoded by the exons ATGAGTACTGAAATTGGCGAACGCTTCGTGCCTCG GCATACCAAGGAAGACTTTGTCTCTTTGAAATCACTGGACAAAGTGGTGAAGTCCTACGCAGCTGAGGAGAAGCGGCTCTGGATGCCAGAGTTTCTTTGGTGGTTTTGTCGTCATGGCATGGATACATTATGCACTGAAGCATTAGAAAAGGAATCAAGCAAAGCTCTAGATCAAGGGAAAATGGCAGGCGTGACTTGCATTCACATGATGGTTCACTGGGGCCATTCACATCTAATTCCTCTATTTCATGAACGCGGATTTGATTTGAATTACGGAGACGAAAATAGCCTAAGTCCGCTTTTCTGGTGTTACGCTTCTGACAATAGATCAAATGCAGAAGCTGCTCAATGTTCTGATACTCTAAGACGTCATGGAGCTAATGAGGAAAAGGCCACGCCATATGCAGAGACAAATGCACTCGTACATGAACTGATCAGGGATCCAAATAAAGCAAG GTTTAAACTGTTCAGTGATTCTGACGTAGATGCGCTAGATACTCTCCGACtacttgaagaaaagaaaaaagacaccGGAATGCTGAAGGCGGATCTAAAATTCTGGAAGAACTATTGGCTGTGGAAGTTTTCAAGGAAAGAAGATCCGGAAAGCGTCAAGTTCTGTAAATTTCTgctcgaagaaaaaggcgctgATCCAAATGTCGTGATCTACGTCACTTCTGCGTTTCACCGAACAGCTCGATTTGGAAACAAAAACCTTTTGCGCTATTTACTTGAGAGTCCTGAATTTTCTACGCCTGTCAACGGAGTTGACAAACTGGGCTGGACATCTCTTCATAACGCTGCATTGTTTGGCGAAAAGAAATGTGTCAAGTTGCTTTTGCTAAACGGTGCTGATCCGCATATAGAATCACGAGATGGCGTGGCTATTGACATTGCAAGGAAGTATAATCATACAAAGGTAGTGAAATTGCTTGAAGATGGGCAGCACGAGTCATACAAGGTAGCTCCAAGGACCAAACTACCAAAGTCTTAA
- the LOC136197396 gene encoding protein FAM114A2-like encodes MPSFDILNPTFPYTDYIVTRLQRFRGVFSLTTSNPESEEEFESAQEDDESSQERDEANAATIEASSATEDEKASEVAIEKEPDKEEVAKEADVKTAAEEKSDSPTETEDQEIEAKRHSPCTEITGKGRKTKGIRLGWLGQLVEQHCRVRAVADSASALGHEIQSAIHTVEESLGVPQPESLAKENAAKEVSPALTPVEDEPKHQDNPETTTTENFPAAAGDKDKRRGSVFNFQRSRCLGVGFGQKGGIDALEALGRKTMDVISEGDPGLREKRAALAELTGTAGPALSQVWNLC; translated from the exons ATGCCTTCTTTTGATATCCTCAATCCAACGTTCCCGTATACTGACTACATTGTGACACGCCTCCAACGCTTTCGAGGCGTTTTTTCACTGACCACGAGCAATCCAGAGAGCGAGGAAGAATTCGAAAGCGctcaagaagacgacgaatcgtcgcagGAGCGCGACGAGGCCAATGCGGCGACGATAGAGGCGTCGTCCGCTACGGAGGACGAGAAAGCGAGCGAAGTCGCGATCGAAAAAGAACCGGACAAAGAGGAAGTCGCGAAGGAAGCGGACGTGAAgacagcagcagaagaaaaatcggaTTCACCTACGGAGACTGAAGAtcaagaaatcgaagcgaaaagaCATTCGCCATGCACTGAAATCACTGGtaaaggaagaaaaacaaaag GAATCCGGCTGGGGTGGCTGGGGCAGTTGGTCGAGCAGCACTGTCGTGTGAGAGCAGTCGCTGACTCTGCTTCAGCTTTGG GTCACGAGATCCAATCGGCAATTCATACTGTTGAAGAAAGTCTTGGCGTGCCGCAGCCAGAAAGTTTGGCTAAAGAAAATGCAGCAAAAGAAGTTTCACCAGCGTTGACGCCTGTCGAAGATGAACCAAAACATCAAGACAAtccagaaacgacgacgactgagAACTTCCCTGCAGCTGCCGGTGATAAAGATAAAAGACGAGGGTctgttttcaattttcagcGGAGTCGGTGCCTTGGGGTTGGCTTTGGCCAAAAAG GAGGCATCGACGCCTTGGAAGCGTTAGGAAGAAAGACCATGGACGTTATCTCGGAAGGAGATCCAG GGCTAAGGGAGAAAAGAGCTGCTCTCGCTGAACTGACGGGAACGGCTGGACCAGCCTTATCACAG GTTTGGAATCTCTGCTGA
- the LOC136184095 gene encoding zinc finger matrin-type protein 2-like, with translation MAQKKESDSFRRTWDKTHYEQLARERSSKEEEEKRVKIPKMKPGDKSLLKPRSDDVAGDLESTVGKSIMISNDPVSQSAAGFYCKICDCVVKDSINYLDHVNGRKHQRNLGMSMKVERSTLDQVKARFEVHKKRAQAKFEVREYDMDAQVAAQREEEEKIRAEKREKRRQRKRKGKVDDINDQGGDEATSEMAALMGFGGFGTTKKT, from the exons ATGGCTCAG AAGAAAGAATCGGActcgtttcgtcgaacgtgGGACAAAACTCACTATGAACAACTCGCCAGGGAAAGATCatcaaaagaagaggaagagaaac GAGTTAAAATTCCTAAAATGAAGCCAGGAGACAAATCATTGCTGAAGCCGCgaagtgacgacgtcgca GGAGACTTGGAGTCAACAGTCGGAAAGTCGATCATGATTTCCAATGATCCAGTATCGCAAAGTGCGGCTGG ATTTTACTGTAAAATTTGTGACTGCGTCGTAAAAGATTCTATTAATTATCTCGATCACGTGAACGGTCGAAAGC ATCAGCGAAATTTGGGCATGTCCATGAAAGTTGAGAGATCAACACTGGATCAAGTAAAGGCTCGATTTGAGGTACACAAGAAACGAGCACAAGCAAAATTTGAAGTCAGAGAATACG ACATGGATGCCCAGGTTGCTGCtcagcgagaagaagaagagaaaattcgcgcggaaaaaagagaaaaacgaaggcagCGAAAGCGCAAAGGAAAAGTCGATGATATCAATGATCAGGGAGGAGACGAGGCGACGTCAGAGATGGCTGCTCTAATGGGTTTTGGAGGATTTGGTACTACAAAGAAGACGTGA